One Niabella beijingensis DNA window includes the following coding sequences:
- a CDS encoding RCC1 domain-containing protein: MIKTLFRPFILMILFCCFLFACNKKNETPGNIYSTVNWDALSANAYFTLAIRGDRSLWAAGTNNYGQLGGSIAGRDSNFKRITEHVSLARAGYFHTLVLKTDGSLWGMGRSDSGQLGNVQGSKTKIPVKITGDVLSMSGGAAHTLILKKDGTVWATGGNFYGQLGDGTGISRNTPVQVATGVKQLAAGRDFSLIVKTDGSLWAAGRNNYGQLGDGTLDNKRTFVKVMDNVAVVAAESFHSLILKTDGSLWGSGQNLYGQLGDGTKENRPSPIRLAGNVAAIAAGAYHSLILKKDGSLWTTGRNNYGQCGTGSAEPALVTPVQIASEVMAIAAGHYHSVFLKKDGMVFSAGRNASGELGLGNTENASQPVPAFSLVR, encoded by the coding sequence ATGATAAAAACATTGTTCCGCCCTTTTATTTTGATGATACTCTTCTGTTGCTTCCTTTTTGCCTGTAATAAAAAGAATGAAACACCGGGCAATATTTACAGTACCGTAAATTGGGATGCATTGAGTGCAAATGCTTATTTTACATTGGCCATCAGAGGCGATCGCTCCCTGTGGGCAGCAGGTACCAACAATTATGGGCAGCTGGGTGGCAGCATCGCAGGTCGCGATTCGAATTTTAAACGGATAACGGAACATGTAAGCCTAGCGCGGGCCGGTTATTTTCATACGCTGGTATTAAAGACGGATGGCTCTTTATGGGGAATGGGGAGAAGCGATTCGGGGCAGCTGGGTAATGTACAGGGAAGTAAAACAAAGATACCGGTAAAGATCACCGGCGACGTGCTATCCATGTCGGGCGGAGCCGCTCATACGCTGATATTAAAAAAAGACGGAACGGTTTGGGCCACCGGCGGAAATTTTTACGGTCAATTAGGCGACGGTACCGGAATTTCCAGGAACACTCCGGTGCAGGTTGCAACAGGCGTGAAACAGCTGGCTGCTGGAAGAGACTTTAGTTTGATTGTGAAAACCGATGGCAGCCTGTGGGCGGCGGGGCGCAATAATTACGGCCAATTGGGAGACGGAACATTAGACAATAAAAGAACATTCGTGAAAGTTATGGACAATGTAGCGGTAGTTGCAGCAGAATCATTTCATTCGCTGATATTAAAAACGGATGGCTCTTTGTGGGGGAGCGGGCAGAATTTATATGGCCAGTTGGGAGATGGGACCAAGGAGAACCGGCCGAGTCCCATACGGCTTGCCGGCAATGTCGCTGCAATAGCTGCTGGCGCCTATCATAGCCTGATCCTGAAAAAAGACGGATCACTATGGACAACAGGAAGAAATAATTATGGTCAGTGTGGAACCGGATCCGCAGAACCGGCATTGGTAACACCCGTGCAGATCGCATCTGAGGTTATGGCCATTGCGGCAGGGCATTATCATTCGGTGTTCTTAAAAAAAGACGGAATGGTTTTTTCTGCAGGCCGTAATGCTTCCGGGGAACTGGGGTTGGGGAACACTGAAAATGCCAGCCAGCCCGTTCCTGCTTTCTCCCTGGTCCGGTAA
- a CDS encoding DNA topoisomerase IV subunit B has product MAKETVVPKTGATYDEDSIKSLDWKEHIRLRPGMYIGKLGDGSSPDDGIYVLVKEVMDNCIDEYMMGYGKTIELTIKDNTVTVRDYGRGIPLGKVVDVVSKINTGAKYDSRAFQKSVGLNGVGTKAVNALSNYFKVVAVRDGKDKTAEFERGVLVKESKESKTGEDNGTLVTFIPDDTIFKNFKFHPEFLENLIWNYCFLNAGLKILFNGKTYVSRNGLLDLLQRKTNEDEIRYPIIHLKGEDIEMALTHGNDYGEELYSFVNGQHTTQGGTHQQAFREAFVKTIREFYKKDYDASDIRGAIVGAVAVRVVEPVFESQTKTKLGSQNVDINGPSMKQFVGDFMSRELDNYLHKNPSTAEALKKRIEQSERERKDLAGIKKLANERAKKANLHNRKLRDCRVHLNEDPPSKGKEEFISKQNETTIFITEGDSASGSITKARNVETQAVFSLRGKPLNSFGLTKKVVYENEEFNLLQHALNIEEGMDGLRFNNIVIATDADVDGMHIRLLIMTFFLQFFPELVKQEKVYVLETPLFRVRDKKETIYCYSEMEKRAAIKKLSGKPEVTRFKGLGEISPDEFSQFISGDMRKQLMRLEQGDHIQQLLEYYMGKNTMDRQEFIIDNLVVEIDEAEEEAAA; this is encoded by the coding sequence ATGGCAAAAGAAACCGTAGTACCAAAGACAGGAGCAACGTACGATGAAGACAGTATAAAAAGCCTGGACTGGAAGGAGCACATCCGCCTGCGTCCGGGAATGTATATCGGAAAACTGGGCGATGGCAGCAGCCCGGATGATGGGATTTACGTGCTGGTAAAAGAAGTAATGGATAACTGTATTGACGAATACATGATGGGGTACGGAAAAACGATCGAACTGACCATCAAGGACAATACGGTAACTGTAAGGGATTATGGACGTGGTATACCACTGGGAAAGGTGGTGGATGTAGTAAGCAAGATCAATACCGGCGCCAAATATGATAGTCGCGCCTTTCAGAAATCAGTAGGGTTGAACGGTGTGGGTACAAAAGCGGTCAACGCACTCAGCAACTATTTTAAAGTGGTGGCTGTCCGGGACGGGAAAGATAAGACTGCCGAATTTGAGCGCGGAGTGCTGGTAAAAGAAAGTAAGGAATCCAAAACAGGCGAGGACAATGGCACCCTTGTTACTTTTATTCCGGATGATACTATTTTCAAAAACTTTAAGTTTCACCCGGAGTTCCTGGAGAACCTGATCTGGAATTATTGTTTCCTGAATGCAGGACTAAAGATCCTGTTCAATGGCAAAACCTATGTCAGCCGCAACGGATTGCTGGATCTGCTGCAACGCAAGACCAATGAAGATGAGATCCGGTATCCGATCATCCATTTAAAAGGGGAGGATATTGAAATGGCGCTGACCCATGGAAATGATTACGGAGAGGAGCTGTACAGCTTTGTAAACGGGCAGCATACCACACAGGGCGGAACCCATCAGCAGGCATTCCGGGAAGCGTTTGTAAAAACCATCCGCGAATTTTATAAAAAGGATTATGATGCGTCTGATATCCGCGGAGCCATCGTAGGCGCCGTTGCTGTAAGGGTGGTGGAGCCGGTATTTGAGAGCCAGACAAAAACCAAACTGGGCTCCCAGAATGTGGATATCAACGGCCCCAGCATGAAACAGTTTGTCGGCGACTTTATGTCGAGGGAGCTGGATAACTATCTTCACAAAAATCCCTCAACGGCAGAAGCATTAAAAAAACGGATCGAGCAAAGCGAACGGGAACGTAAGGACCTGGCAGGCATTAAAAAGCTGGCCAATGAACGTGCAAAAAAAGCAAACCTGCACAACCGCAAGCTCCGGGATTGCCGGGTTCACTTAAACGAGGATCCTCCCTCCAAAGGAAAAGAAGAATTTATTTCAAAGCAGAACGAAACCACCATATTTATTACAGAGGGGGACAGTGCCAGCGGATCCATCACAAAGGCCCGGAACGTGGAAACCCAGGCTGTATTCAGTTTACGGGGTAAACCGCTGAACAGTTTTGGTCTCACAAAAAAAGTAGTGTATGAAAATGAGGAATTCAACCTGTTGCAGCATGCACTGAATATTGAGGAAGGAATGGACGGGCTGCGGTTTAATAATATTGTTATTGCTACCGATGCCGATGTGGACGGGATGCACATACGCCTGCTGATCATGACCTTTTTCCTGCAGTTCTTTCCCGAGCTGGTAAAACAGGAGAAAGTGTATGTACTGGAAACGCCGTTGTTCCGGGTAAGGGATAAAAAGGAAACCATCTATTGCTACAGCGAAATGGAAAAAAGAGCGGCGATAAAGAAATTGTCCGGAAAACCGGAAGTAACCCGCTTTAAGGGGCTGGGTGAGATCAGTCCGGATGAATTTTCCCAGTTCATTTCCGGCGATATGCGTAAACAACTGATGCGCCTGGAACAGGGAGACCATATCCAGCAACTGCTGGAATATTATATGGGTAAAAATACAATGGATCGCCAGGAATTTATTATTGATAACCTGGTGGTGGAGATCGACGAGGCAGAAGAGGAAGCTGCTGCCTGA
- a CDS encoding helix-turn-helix transcriptional regulator, with protein sequence MDQKETRYQEFLPALPLRPFIENYYIIETDGSELFEKKAYASGCVEIMIRLGGGNWYVRNKNGIRLNPPIELWGQIIEPLTYFCDGPGCMMGVRFYPHTAALFLREEMHLFNDQVSDLYQVLGNPIQYLYEELLNKTTLQERLQAFDSFFIKRIHGYEKQKRHILLLDGVIREFKREDFWNNIQHVAEKFGISSRYLQKLFVQYTGLSPKLYMQIDRFQNSLKLLEQNSQSLTSIAYECGYFDQAHFIKAFKSFTGTTPSGFLAAPAPLILTPEIS encoded by the coding sequence ATGGATCAAAAAGAAACGCGATACCAGGAGTTTTTGCCGGCACTGCCGTTAAGGCCTTTTATTGAAAACTACTACATCATTGAAACGGATGGCAGTGAGTTGTTCGAAAAAAAGGCATATGCCAGCGGCTGTGTTGAGATCATGATCCGCCTTGGCGGCGGCAACTGGTACGTGCGCAACAAAAACGGCATCCGGTTAAATCCGCCTATTGAATTATGGGGACAGATCATCGAACCGCTCACCTACTTTTGCGATGGTCCCGGGTGTATGATGGGAGTGCGCTTTTATCCGCATACAGCAGCGCTTTTTTTACGGGAGGAGATGCATCTTTTTAACGACCAGGTAAGTGACCTGTACCAGGTACTGGGCAATCCCATACAATACCTGTATGAAGAGCTGTTGAACAAAACAACACTCCAAGAACGTCTTCAGGCATTCGATTCCTTTTTTATAAAAAGGATACACGGCTATGAAAAGCAGAAGCGCCATATCCTCCTGCTGGATGGCGTGATCCGTGAATTTAAACGGGAGGATTTTTGGAACAACATTCAACATGTTGCTGAAAAATTCGGGATCTCTTCCCGCTATCTTCAAAAACTGTTCGTTCAGTATACCGGCTTGTCGCCCAAGCTTTATATGCAGATCGACCGGTTTCAAAACAGCCTGAAGCTCCTGGAACAGAATTCCCAGTCACTTACTTCTATTGCCTATGAATGCGGCTATTTCGACCAGGCTCATTTTATCAAAGCATTCAAATCCTTTACCGGAACCACCCCCTCCGGCTTTTTAGCGGCACCTGCACCGCTTATCCTCACGCCCGAAATCAGCTGA